A genomic stretch from Limnohabitans sp. includes:
- the metF gene encoding methylenetetrahydrofolate reductase [NAD(P)H] produces the protein MSGLKLPISLEFFPPKTPEGADKLRGVRQALYGLKPEFCSVTYGAGGSTQEGTFATVGAILAEGVPAASHFSCIGATQASVRAELAKLKAMGVKRLVALRGDLPSGYGAGGEFHYASDLVAFIRAETGDDFHIEVAAYPEIHPQAKSPDADLHAFATKIKAGANSAITQYFFNSDAYFRFVDGAYKLGVDVPVVPGIMPITSSAQLLRFSDACGAEIPRWIRLRLQAYGDDTDSIKAFGLDVVSDLCEQLINGGVPAIHFYTMNQSAATLEIVRRL, from the coding sequence ATGTCTGGTTTGAAGCTGCCCATCAGCCTGGAATTTTTTCCACCCAAAACCCCCGAAGGCGCAGACAAGCTGCGCGGTGTGCGTCAAGCGCTCTATGGCTTAAAGCCAGAGTTTTGCTCGGTGACCTACGGCGCTGGGGGCTCCACACAAGAAGGCACCTTTGCCACCGTGGGTGCGATCCTGGCCGAGGGCGTGCCTGCGGCCTCGCACTTTTCTTGCATTGGTGCGACCCAAGCTTCGGTGCGCGCTGAATTGGCCAAGCTCAAAGCCATGGGCGTCAAGCGGCTGGTGGCTTTGCGCGGCGACTTGCCCAGCGGCTACGGTGCTGGTGGCGAGTTCCATTACGCCAGCGATTTGGTGGCCTTCATCCGAGCTGAGACCGGTGACGATTTCCACATCGAAGTGGCGGCCTACCCCGAAATTCATCCTCAGGCCAAGTCCCCCGATGCCGACTTGCACGCCTTTGCCACCAAGATAAAAGCCGGGGCCAACTCGGCCATCACGCAATACTTCTTCAACAGCGATGCGTATTTCCGTTTTGTGGACGGCGCCTACAAACTGGGTGTCGATGTGCCCGTCGTGCCGGGCATCATGCCGATTACCAGCTCAGCACAATTACTGCGCTTCTCAGACGCCTGCGGGGCCGAGATCCCGCGCTGGATCCGGCTGCGCCTGCAAGCCTATGGCGACGACACTGACTCCATCAAGGCCTTCGGCCTGGACGTGGTGTCCGACCTTTGCGAGCAACTCATCAACGGCGGCGTGCCCGCTATCCATTTCTACACCATGAACCAAAGCGCGGCGACGCTGGAGATCGTGCGTCGCCTTTGA
- a CDS encoding tripartite tricarboxylate transporter TctB family protein: MTPVRLALLLLAVCGVAAWQLTVIPPSLMQMTVGPVLAPAAIVAALTVVALLYGWSAWRGRQVDLSQDSGQQALPGATTRMLSLLGGGVAFIALVIPLGFVLPGTLCGMCIARAFDAPFNGKSLLICGLIAGVFWFVFARLLGVGLGPALPWLI; the protein is encoded by the coding sequence ATGACGCCTGTGCGCCTGGCTCTTTTGCTGCTGGCCGTTTGCGGCGTGGCCGCCTGGCAACTCACGGTCATTCCGCCATCGCTGATGCAAATGACCGTGGGCCCGGTGCTGGCCCCGGCCGCCATCGTGGCAGCGCTCACCGTGGTGGCGCTGCTGTACGGCTGGAGCGCCTGGCGCGGACGCCAGGTGGACCTGAGCCAGGACAGCGGACAACAAGCCCTGCCCGGCGCGACCACCCGGATGCTCAGCTTGCTGGGTGGCGGGGTGGCCTTCATCGCGCTGGTCATTCCCCTGGGCTTTGTGCTGCCGGGCACGCTGTGCGGCATGTGCATTGCCCGTGCTTTTGACGCGCCTTTCAATGGCAAGTCGCTGCTCATCTGCGGCCTGATCGCTGGCGTGTTCTGGTTTGTCTTTGCCCGCTTGCTGGGCGTGGGCCTGGGGCCTGCACTGCCCTGGTTGATTTGA
- a CDS encoding response regulator transcription factor, with protein MNTLKSRILLVEDTPDIALWLGAALRQADMEVVFATDGLQAEQCLQLGHGFDAVLLDLQLPGPDGLSVLQALRARGDAVPVLILTARASVPDRVLGLNLGADDYLPKPFDLSELEARLQVLLRRQGRVKTAALRMGPLEMQPDSGAVLLHGLPLALTQRESSALRVLLASPQRTVSKEQLHAEVFGDEPTALDAVEVLIYRLRKKLESLNAAPAHAEVAITTFRGMGYMLTQAPVRT; from the coding sequence GTGAATACCCTCAAGTCCCGCATCTTGCTGGTAGAAGACACCCCCGACATAGCCTTGTGGTTGGGGGCTGCCTTGCGCCAAGCCGACATGGAGGTGGTCTTTGCCACCGACGGCCTGCAGGCCGAGCAGTGTTTGCAGCTGGGTCATGGTTTTGATGCGGTGCTGCTCGATTTGCAGTTGCCGGGGCCAGACGGCCTGAGCGTGCTGCAGGCTTTGCGTGCACGGGGCGATGCGGTGCCGGTGCTGATTTTGACGGCGCGCGCCAGTGTGCCCGACCGGGTGCTGGGCCTGAACCTGGGCGCCGACGATTACTTGCCCAAGCCCTTTGACCTGAGCGAGCTGGAGGCGCGTCTGCAGGTTTTGCTGCGTCGCCAGGGGCGGGTTAAGACCGCAGCGCTGCGCATGGGGCCACTGGAAATGCAGCCCGACAGCGGTGCGGTGCTGTTGCACGGGCTGCCGCTGGCGCTGACCCAGCGTGAATCGTCTGCCTTGCGGGTGCTGTTGGCTTCGCCCCAACGCACCGTGAGCAAAGAGCAGTTGCACGCCGAGGTCTTTGGCGACGAGCCCACAGCGCTGGACGCTGTGGAGGTGTTGATTTACCGGTTGCGTAAAAAACTCGAATCGCTGAACGCAGCGCCCGCCCATGCCGAGGTGGCCATCACCACCTTCCGGGGCATGGGGTATATGCTGACGCAAGCCCCGGTACGGACTTGA
- a CDS encoding MotA/TolQ/ExbB proton channel family protein, protein MPDLMKHLAAYWHLWTVAAVLGLIGLHYLFRFVIPALVLKNQFNAVNSTLGQLATRPAEAPIDLTSLQQETTINPALHHAWQQYARTLQTPWQNPDAGPIGAARQRVSQLSGAFFAHMNTNADGGRLDLSAIERLAQTDAQLATLWQEYNQAVETLQQLETSTLARSGPWQASSYAEHYFTEQALVDSPLQTHFFSHIPGILTGVGIIGTFTGLIAGLIGFDVSQPQQVQNELTQLVQTVGHAFLVSAMAITLAMVFTWFEKSLLTGRYRQVEQLQHHLDTIFAPHGGEQHLERLTLATEMQTRLSLQILQQLRATSPTASQR, encoded by the coding sequence ATGCCCGACCTGATGAAACATCTTGCTGCCTATTGGCATCTATGGACCGTTGCAGCGGTGTTGGGGCTGATCGGTCTGCACTACCTGTTCCGGTTTGTCATACCGGCCCTTGTTCTCAAAAACCAGTTTAATGCGGTCAATTCGACCTTGGGTCAGTTGGCCACACGGCCTGCCGAGGCTCCCATCGATCTGACGTCTCTGCAGCAAGAAACCACCATCAACCCCGCCTTGCATCATGCATGGCAACAATATGCCCGCACGCTGCAAACCCCATGGCAAAACCCTGATGCAGGCCCTATCGGTGCTGCCAGGCAGCGCGTGAGCCAATTGTCTGGCGCATTTTTTGCCCACATGAACACGAACGCTGACGGTGGGCGGCTGGACCTGTCTGCCATTGAACGCCTGGCGCAAACCGATGCGCAACTGGCAACACTTTGGCAGGAGTACAACCAAGCTGTGGAAACTCTCCAGCAGCTTGAAACCAGCACGCTTGCACGCTCCGGGCCGTGGCAAGCCAGCAGCTACGCCGAGCACTATTTCACAGAGCAAGCCTTGGTCGACTCGCCCCTTCAGACCCACTTTTTCAGCCACATCCCGGGCATCCTGACCGGGGTGGGCATCATTGGCACCTTCACAGGCTTGATTGCGGGTCTGATCGGATTTGATGTCTCTCAACCCCAGCAGGTGCAAAACGAATTGACCCAACTGGTACAAACAGTGGGGCACGCTTTTTTGGTTTCTGCCATGGCCATCACTTTGGCAATGGTCTTCACCTGGTTTGAGAAGTCCTTACTCACAGGCCGCTATCGGCAGGTGGAGCAACTTCAGCACCATCTGGACACGATCTTTGCGCCCCATGGCGGTGAACAACACCTGGAGAGACTCACCCTGGCCACCGAAATGCAAACCAGGCTGTCTCTGCAAATATTGCAGCAATTGCGCGCCACATCGCCCACAGCCAGCCAACGCTGA
- a CDS encoding cell wall metabolism sensor histidine kinase WalK — translation MPSFKQFVRPVASLRGRLLAWILLPLAMLIGVNAWVAYGNAVNAANEAYDRSLYLAARTLAEELVWRDGQVQLELMKAAGYLFENHTGARLFYKVRLLDGQWLAGAADLPDLPASSASSVRFFALVQLGDGRYLNQSVRLVQLIHVMEAAGLTDPLIRITVAETMEARQQLTQRIFRGTLRSQGLLLLAAALLVVLGVQLGIRPLEAFRRQLAGKAEDDFSPIQPPDLPRELQPLIDTLNSYLDRLGRLIDIRKRFLDNAAHQLRTPLTALKTQLALAQRNPHPEQAQALLQAARQTTDDAVRLTEKMLTMTRVEHAREMHSPQPVHLVVLARQVTQTHLWRAHQRGDDLGLEILDTRGVVLGLELLLSEALSNLIDNALQHSKPGAHITVRVGPSWVEVQDDGPGIAAAHQAHVFERFYRAAPSGVSGSGLGLAIVKEIAHLHGAVVGVHSPVKDGRGTVVRLGFTSAQPMDT, via the coding sequence ATGCCTTCGTTCAAGCAATTTGTCCGACCTGTTGCGTCCCTGCGCGGTCGCTTGTTGGCCTGGATTTTGTTGCCCTTGGCTATGCTCATTGGAGTCAATGCCTGGGTGGCTTACGGTAACGCGGTCAACGCGGCCAACGAGGCCTATGACCGGTCGCTGTACCTGGCTGCACGCACTTTGGCCGAAGAACTGGTTTGGCGTGATGGGCAGGTTCAACTGGAGCTGATGAAGGCGGCAGGTTATTTGTTTGAAAACCACACCGGGGCGCGTCTTTTTTACAAGGTCAGATTGCTCGATGGGCAGTGGTTGGCGGGTGCTGCCGATTTGCCTGATTTGCCAGCAAGCAGTGCGTCATCGGTGCGTTTTTTTGCCTTGGTGCAGTTGGGCGATGGGCGTTACCTGAACCAATCGGTGCGTTTGGTTCAGCTCATCCATGTGATGGAGGCCGCAGGCTTGACCGACCCCCTCATCCGGATCACGGTCGCTGAAACCATGGAGGCGCGCCAGCAATTGACGCAGCGGATTTTCCGGGGCACCTTGAGAAGTCAAGGCCTGCTGCTGTTGGCGGCGGCTTTGTTGGTGGTGTTGGGGGTGCAGTTGGGCATCCGGCCGCTGGAGGCTTTTCGTCGGCAACTGGCGGGTAAGGCCGAAGATGATTTTTCGCCCATCCAACCCCCCGATTTGCCGCGCGAGTTGCAGCCCCTGATCGACACCCTGAACAGTTATCTGGACCGTCTGGGCCGGTTGATTGACATCCGCAAGCGCTTTCTGGACAACGCTGCGCACCAGTTGAGGACCCCTTTGACGGCGCTCAAAACACAATTGGCACTGGCCCAGCGCAACCCGCATCCCGAGCAGGCGCAGGCCTTGCTGCAGGCGGCGCGGCAGACCACCGACGATGCGGTGCGCTTGACCGAGAAGATGTTGACCATGACGCGTGTGGAGCACGCCCGTGAAATGCACAGCCCGCAGCCGGTTCATTTGGTGGTTCTGGCCAGGCAAGTCACCCAGACCCATTTGTGGCGAGCGCACCAAAGGGGTGACGATCTGGGCCTGGAAATACTGGACACCCGCGGCGTGGTCTTGGGGTTAGAGCTGTTGTTGAGTGAAGCCCTGAGCAACCTGATTGACAATGCTTTGCAGCATTCCAAGCCTGGAGCACACATCACGGTCAGGGTTGGGCCTTCGTGGGTGGAGGTACAAGACGATGGCCCCGGGATTGCGGCGGCGCATCAGGCGCATGTGTTTGAGCGCTTTTACCGCGCTGCACCCTCGGGGGTGTCAGGCAGTGGTTTGGGCCTGGCCATTGTCAAGGAAATTGCCCACCTGCATGGTGCAGTGGTCGGTGTCCACAGTCCTGTCAAAGACGGCAGGGGCACCGTGGTTCGGCTGGGGTTCACGAGCGCCCAGCCAATGGACACGTGA
- a CDS encoding tripartite tricarboxylate transporter permease has protein sequence MEAFDALMGGFAIALQPTTLLWGFVGCFIGTLVGVLPGIGPALTIALLLPLTYHVPATSMFVMFAGIYYGAAYGGSTTSILLNTPGESAAVVTALEGNKMARRGRAGQALATAAIGSFVAGTIGTLALTFFAPWVVDAALAFGPAEYFSLMVLSLVAVSAVLGNSMLRGLVALGLGLLLGMIGIDLQTGQPRFTFGRPELLDGIEVTVAAVGLFAVGEALYLAWQGRESKGGEVMKLSGSLWMSKQDWGRSWKAWLRGAFYGFPIGAMPAGGAELPTLLSYYTEKKLSKHPEEFGHGAIEGVAGPEAANNAAAAGVLMPLLTLGIPTSATAAIMLSAFEGYGIQTGPQLFSQQGGLVWTLIASLYIGNVILLVLNLPLVSLWVKLLKIPPPWLYAGIIVISTAGVYGAGNSVFNVGLLFVFGLLGYLMRRFDFPAAPLIVGLILAPMAEQSMRQALTISQGEWSTFFTRPLSGSLMAVAVLLLVAPALWRQFRRPTTL, from the coding sequence ATGGAAGCTTTTGACGCCCTGATGGGCGGCTTTGCCATTGCCCTTCAACCCACCACCTTGCTGTGGGGTTTCGTGGGCTGCTTTATCGGTACGCTGGTGGGTGTATTGCCCGGCATTGGCCCGGCGCTGACCATCGCTTTGCTGCTGCCCCTGACCTACCATGTGCCCGCCACCAGCATGTTCGTCATGTTTGCGGGCATTTACTACGGCGCAGCCTATGGCGGCTCCACCACTTCCATCTTGCTCAACACGCCAGGCGAATCGGCGGCGGTGGTCACCGCGCTCGAAGGCAACAAAATGGCCCGACGCGGGCGCGCTGGCCAAGCCCTGGCCACTGCCGCCATCGGCAGCTTTGTGGCGGGCACCATCGGCACTTTGGCGCTCACCTTTTTTGCCCCCTGGGTGGTCGACGCCGCTCTGGCCTTTGGCCCCGCCGAATACTTCAGCCTCATGGTGCTGTCGTTGGTGGCGGTGTCGGCGGTGCTGGGCAACTCCATGCTGCGCGGCCTGGTGGCGCTCGGTCTGGGCTTGCTGCTGGGCATGATCGGCATCGACCTGCAAACAGGCCAACCCCGCTTCACCTTTGGCCGCCCCGAACTCCTCGATGGCATCGAAGTCACCGTGGCTGCGGTGGGCCTGTTCGCCGTGGGCGAAGCACTTTACCTGGCCTGGCAAGGGCGCGAGTCCAAAGGCGGCGAAGTCATGAAACTCTCGGGCAGCCTGTGGATGAGCAAGCAAGACTGGGGTCGCTCCTGGAAAGCCTGGCTGCGTGGCGCTTTTTATGGCTTCCCCATCGGTGCCATGCCTGCAGGCGGGGCCGAGTTGCCCACGCTGCTGTCGTACTACACCGAGAAAAAACTCTCCAAGCACCCCGAAGAATTTGGCCACGGCGCGATCGAAGGGGTGGCCGGACCCGAAGCCGCCAACAACGCGGCCGCTGCGGGCGTGCTGATGCCCTTGCTCACCTTGGGCATCCCCACATCGGCCACGGCGGCCATCATGCTGTCGGCCTTTGAAGGCTACGGCATCCAAACCGGCCCTCAGCTGTTCAGCCAACAAGGCGGCTTGGTCTGGACCCTGATCGCCAGCCTCTACATCGGCAACGTGATCTTGCTGGTGCTCAACCTGCCTTTGGTGAGCTTGTGGGTCAAGCTGCTCAAAATCCCGCCGCCCTGGCTTTACGCGGGCATCATCGTCATCTCGACTGCGGGCGTTTATGGCGCAGGCAACTCGGTGTTCAACGTCGGCCTGCTGTTTGTCTTTGGCCTGCTGGGCTACCTGATGCGGCGCTTTGACTTCCCGGCCGCGCCCCTCATCGTGGGCCTGATTCTGGCTCCCATGGCCGAACAATCGATGCGCCAAGCCTTGACCATCAGCCAAGGCGAATGGTCCACCTTTTTCACCCGTCCCTTGTCGGGCAGCTTGATGGCGGTGGCCGTGTTGCTGCTGGTGGCACCAGCACTTTGGCGACAATTTCGCAGGCCAACGACACTTTAA
- a CDS encoding flagellar motor protein MotB, translating into MGPNTRPNRRRRNDAEKPFWISFSDLMTALMVLFLVAMAVALLSVTEGLRQMDDARIQRESTISTCLEDIALITRQKSFAGVQLRGQTLEFGSLAEFPKDSHQLDSLRANFLREFVPEMLDIARTPACQMWLKRFVVDGYASPEGSYLYNLNLSLARSQRVLCVLLDAKAPNALSQEDRQTIRDLFFVGGSSFNSAILNQPEKSRRVELRLEFKEQLSNCSPATPGCKPETPPSILWDEDFTCPLAGRS; encoded by the coding sequence ATGGGACCGAACACCCGCCCCAACAGACGACGCAGGAACGATGCGGAAAAGCCGTTCTGGATTTCTTTTTCCGACCTGATGACCGCGCTCATGGTTTTGTTTTTGGTAGCCATGGCCGTTGCTTTGCTGAGCGTCACGGAAGGCTTGCGACAAATGGACGATGCCCGCATCCAACGAGAAAGCACCATCTCGACTTGCCTTGAGGACATCGCCTTGATCACCCGCCAAAAGTCTTTTGCGGGGGTGCAGTTGCGTGGACAAACCCTGGAATTCGGTTCGCTCGCTGAATTTCCCAAAGACAGCCACCAACTGGACAGCCTTCGCGCCAACTTCCTGCGTGAATTCGTCCCGGAAATGCTCGACATTGCACGCACGCCTGCATGTCAGATGTGGCTCAAACGGTTTGTGGTGGACGGCTATGCCAGCCCCGAGGGTTCTTACCTGTACAACCTCAATCTGAGCTTGGCACGTTCGCAACGTGTCTTGTGTGTGCTGCTCGATGCCAAAGCACCCAACGCACTCAGCCAGGAAGACCGTCAAACGATCAGAGACCTGTTCTTTGTGGGCGGGTCCTCTTTCAACTCTGCCATCTTGAACCAGCCTGAAAAAAGTCGCCGAGTAGAGCTGCGACTGGAGTTCAAGGAACAACTGTCCAACTGCAGCCCTGCCACCCCAGGCTGCAAGCCCGAGACCCCGCCCTCCATCCTCTGGGATGAGGACTTCACGTGTCCATTGGCTGGGCGCTCGTGA
- the ahcY gene encoding adenosylhomocysteinase: protein MNARIPTAVNADCIIADIGLADWGRKEIKIAETEMPGLMAIREEFAKAQPLKGARITGSLHMTIQTAVLIETLQALGADVRWASCNIFSTQDHAAAAIAAAGTPVFAIKGETLADYWDYTHRIFDFGAAGTEGEGPNMILDDGGDATLLMHLGKRAEKDASLIANPTSEEETCLFNAIKAKLAVDPTWYSRKGAHIIGVTEETTTGVLRLNEMAAKGSLMFRAINVNDSVTKSKFDNLYGCRESLVDSIKRATDVMIAGKVAVVAGYGDVGKGSAQALRALSAQVWVTEIDPINALQAAMEGFKVVTMEYAADKCDIFVSATGNKNVIRYEHMAAMKDEAIVCNIGHFDNEIDVASLEKLQWDEIKPQVDHIIFPDGKKITLLAKGRLVNLGCATGHPSFVMSSSFANQTIAQIELFTKQDQYENGKVYVLPKHLDEKVARLHLKKVGAMLSELSEEQAAYIGVSKNGPYKADTYRY from the coding sequence ATGAACGCACGTATTCCGACGGCCGTCAACGCAGACTGCATCATTGCCGATATCGGCTTGGCGGACTGGGGTCGCAAAGAAATCAAAATCGCCGAAACCGAAATGCCCGGCCTCATGGCCATCCGCGAAGAGTTCGCCAAGGCCCAGCCCTTGAAGGGCGCACGCATCACCGGCTCGCTGCACATGACCATTCAGACGGCCGTGCTGATCGAGACCTTGCAAGCCTTGGGCGCCGATGTGCGCTGGGCCTCTTGCAACATCTTCTCGACACAAGACCACGCAGCTGCCGCCATTGCCGCTGCAGGTACGCCCGTGTTCGCCATCAAGGGCGAGACCTTGGCCGATTACTGGGATTACACCCACCGCATTTTTGACTTCGGCGCTGCAGGCACCGAAGGCGAAGGCCCCAACATGATCCTGGACGACGGCGGCGATGCCACGTTGTTGATGCACTTGGGCAAGCGTGCTGAAAAAGACGCCAGCCTGATCGCCAACCCCACCAGCGAAGAAGAGACCTGCCTGTTCAATGCCATCAAGGCCAAACTGGCCGTGGACCCGACCTGGTACAGCCGCAAGGGCGCGCACATCATCGGTGTGACCGAAGAGACCACGACCGGCGTGCTGCGCCTGAACGAAATGGCCGCCAAGGGCAGTCTGATGTTTCGTGCCATCAACGTGAACGACTCGGTGACCAAGAGCAAGTTCGACAACCTGTACGGCTGCCGCGAATCGCTGGTTGATTCGATCAAGCGCGCTACCGACGTGATGATCGCCGGCAAAGTGGCCGTGGTTGCCGGTTACGGTGACGTGGGCAAGGGCTCGGCACAAGCCCTGCGCGCCCTGAGCGCCCAAGTGTGGGTGACCGAGATCGACCCGATCAACGCCCTGCAAGCTGCGATGGAAGGCTTCAAGGTCGTGACCATGGAATACGCCGCCGACAAGTGCGACATCTTTGTGTCCGCCACCGGCAACAAGAACGTGATCCGCTACGAGCACATGGCCGCCATGAAAGACGAAGCCATCGTCTGCAACATTGGCCACTTTGACAACGAAATCGACGTCGCTTCTTTGGAAAAGTTGCAATGGGACGAGATCAAGCCGCAAGTTGACCACATCATCTTCCCCGACGGCAAGAAGATCACCCTGTTGGCCAAGGGCCGCTTGGTGAACTTGGGTTGCGCCACCGGCCACCCCAGCTTCGTGATGTCGTCTTCGTTCGCCAACCAGACCATCGCCCAGATCGAGCTGTTCACCAAGCAAGACCAGTACGAAAACGGCAAGGTCTATGTGCTGCCCAAGCACCTGGACGAAAAAGTGGCCCGTTTGCACCTGAAGAAAGTCGGCGCGATGCTGTCCGAACTCAGCGAAGAACAAGCCGCTTACATCGGCGTGTCCAAGAACGGTCCTTACAAAGCCGACACTTACCGTTATTGA
- a CDS encoding tripartite tricarboxylate transporter substrate-binding protein: MSISKRDFLALGTAAGASLALPAWAQAKPMFDTLNMFVPAAPGGGWDGTARAIERAAKAAGLVGNMAFENVGGAGGMVGLPRFVNQRKGQGNILMVGGSVMIGAGIANKSPMTIKNVTPIARLTEEAGVIVVPAAGKIKTWKELEAAIKANPKAVSVAGGSAGGTDHLILGMLIKALGKNPREAAYVAFAGGGPANAAILGNQVVAGISGYSEFEEQIKAGKMIPLAVSGKSRIPGVNVPTFTELGINVSESNWRGVFAAPGISDAQRNTLIDFVTRLSQSAAWKQELETRKWTNAFMTERPFERDLAKDIAEKEVLMKELGLA; this comes from the coding sequence ATGTCCATTTCCAAACGCGACTTCCTGGCCCTCGGCACTGCCGCTGGTGCTTCCCTGGCCCTGCCGGCTTGGGCTCAGGCCAAACCCATGTTTGACACGCTCAACATGTTCGTGCCCGCTGCCCCCGGTGGCGGCTGGGACGGCACAGCCCGCGCCATTGAGCGCGCTGCCAAGGCGGCTGGCCTGGTGGGCAACATGGCCTTTGAAAACGTCGGCGGCGCTGGCGGCATGGTGGGCCTGCCCCGCTTTGTCAACCAACGCAAGGGCCAGGGCAACATCCTGATGGTGGGTGGCTCGGTCATGATCGGCGCGGGCATCGCCAACAAGAGCCCGATGACCATCAAAAACGTCACCCCCATTGCGCGCCTGACCGAAGAGGCTGGCGTCATCGTCGTGCCTGCTGCGGGCAAGATCAAAACCTGGAAAGAGCTCGAAGCGGCCATCAAAGCCAACCCCAAAGCCGTCTCGGTGGCCGGTGGCAGCGCTGGCGGGACAGACCACTTGATCCTGGGCATGTTGATCAAAGCGCTGGGCAAAAACCCGCGTGAAGCCGCTTACGTGGCCTTTGCGGGCGGTGGCCCCGCCAACGCGGCCATCTTGGGCAACCAGGTGGTGGCAGGCATTTCGGGCTATTCCGAGTTTGAAGAGCAAATCAAGGCCGGCAAGATGATCCCTCTGGCCGTCTCGGGCAAAAGCCGCATTCCCGGCGTCAACGTCCCGACTTTCACCGAACTGGGCATCAACGTGTCCGAATCCAACTGGCGCGGTGTGTTTGCAGCCCCCGGCATCAGCGACGCGCAGCGCAACACCTTGATTGACTTTGTCACCCGCCTGAGTCAATCGGCCGCCTGGAAGCAAGAGCTCGAAACCCGCAAATGGACCAACGCCTTCATGACCGAGCGCCCTTTTGAGCGCGATCTGGCCAAAGACATTGCCGAAAAGGAAGTGCTGATGAAAGAACTGGGCTTGGCATGA
- a CDS encoding TlyA family RNA methyltransferase: MRIDQLLVERGLAASRSQAQRLIAGGVKWQQPDGGWRAVVKNRDEVPESAALQLLDDAESRYVSRGGLKLEGALKATGVLVDGLRCLDVGQSTGGFTDCLLQHGAAEVVGIDVGHAQVHPRISQDERVVCIEGVNARELEPGDERVPEALQGFDLMVGDVSFISLTLVLPGVVHLLKPTGQLLMLVKPQFELQPGQVGKGGIVKDDTHFPFIENRVRTTLTELGMQVTAWLDSPIEGGDGNREFFVQACWPDPASVAPAREKAREAHEADLAALAYAKANDY, translated from the coding sequence ATGCGCATCGACCAACTTCTCGTGGAGCGCGGCTTGGCCGCCTCCCGTTCTCAAGCTCAACGACTGATTGCTGGGGGCGTGAAGTGGCAGCAGCCCGACGGAGGTTGGCGCGCGGTGGTGAAAAACCGCGATGAGGTGCCCGAGAGTGCTGCTTTGCAGCTGCTCGACGACGCCGAGTCGCGCTATGTGTCGCGTGGCGGCCTCAAGCTCGAAGGGGCCTTGAAGGCCACGGGTGTTCTGGTAGATGGTTTGCGTTGCCTGGATGTGGGGCAAAGCACGGGCGGCTTCACCGACTGCTTGTTGCAGCACGGCGCGGCCGAGGTGGTGGGCATTGATGTGGGCCACGCCCAGGTGCATCCGCGCATCAGCCAAGATGAGCGGGTGGTCTGCATCGAAGGCGTGAACGCCCGCGAGCTGGAACCCGGTGATGAGCGGGTGCCAGAAGCGCTGCAGGGTTTTGACCTGATGGTGGGCGATGTGTCCTTCATCTCGCTGACCTTGGTGTTGCCGGGCGTGGTGCATTTGCTCAAGCCCACGGGCCAGTTGCTCATGTTGGTGAAACCCCAGTTTGAGCTGCAGCCGGGCCAAGTGGGCAAGGGCGGCATCGTGAAAGACGACACCCATTTTCCGTTCATCGAAAACCGTGTGCGCACAACTTTGACCGAGTTGGGCATGCAAGTGACGGCTTGGTTGGACAGCCCGATTGAAGGTGGCGACGGCAACCGTGAATTTTTTGTGCAGGCCTGTTGGCCTGACCCTGCGTCAGTGGCTCCCGCACGCGAAAAAGCACGCGAAGCCCACGAGGCTGATCTGGCCGCCTTGGCCTATGCCAAGGCCAACGACTATTGA